tttttttctgatttagGATATCTTCTTTCCATCTGATCTTCCAGCCTGTTGTTTTCAGTCTTTGCGTTCTTTCTTCCAATGCTCTATTGGAAGTCTTCTTTCCCTTTTccatgtatcaatatcatggttttgatttctttttccttgatgtacccttattaagtttttaataaTGTAATCtttttgttgatcaaaaaaaaaaaacattacctatttttttaggttttgggtACCGAATTTAGAGTTATAATAATGTTGTATTTACAATGGGAAACCTTGGCTGCTTCCCAAATTATGATTTCTTTGTAAGAATTTGAGGACACTATTCATTGGATCAGAACCCTCGTCTTTGCTAGCTCCTCAGATAAAGgtgcctttattttttttcttgcacaTTTTGAGTTTCATGAAACTTCAAATTCTAATAGCTAGTCCGAATTGgtacttgaaaaggaaaatggtGACCACCCAGCATCCTTCAATGAATGTTAAAGTGATTTTGACAATATTCCATAATCACAAGGAGATGTGCTAGAGACACGCACAAAACTAGTCGTTCTTGGTATTTTGGGGGCTCGAAATGAACTTCAAGATTGAGCCCTTTTAGCATTTTTATGAGCAAATAAAATAACAGTAATccttttgaaaagtaaaaaatatgtgATATAGTAGATTTAATTTCTAAAAGTAGTGACCATTGCAAGTATGTGAATGTATCTTTGAAGTATCACAATTCTTGGAAAAAATGGACCCAATTTTTTGTATGGGTTTAATCTTAATTGATTATTAGAGGTGGAGTGTCTAACAAAGTGTATTTCTAGGCAATTGTCGGAGAGGGGACTATGTAGCGCTCATTTGTTACGGTTAATGGTGACATGCTATTATAAATCGTATGTAGGCAAGGATAGGGTGTGGGACTTGTAAGGTTTTTAGTGTACAAAAATTCATAGGGTATAATGTTAAACAAAGTTATAACAGTACCTGTTATATGATCCAGAGATACATAATATGGCAATTTTAAAAGCCCTCCATCCTTAGTTTGGTACTTCAGAACAGACATCCTCCCATATTCATCTCCAATATACCTGTGTTTTTGCAACAACAGAAAAGGTTTATTGAGCATATACCATTGTTTCCTTCTGCAGCCACGTCAGCTAATCATGTTAAAAAACGTGACAAACAAAGTTATTGTCTTAAGTACATGAAATGGGAGGCATAGATTACAGAGAAAGCAGTTATATTGGATTCCCATTGTAGACTGCCAGTAATACACCTGCTCTCTAGATCCCaaacctgagagagagagagagagagagagagagagagagagagagagagagagagagagatagagagggtcATTGAACAGTTAGGATATTCTCTTATCATCACCATAAAATAGGAGTAGAAGTTAGGTAGGCGATAAATTAATTTAGAAGCACCTCAAGCCAAGACAACAAAAGTTAAAATATACATATACCAACACAAATTCAATATAGGGCTAAGTGAAGGTATGCCCTCTAGTTTGATTGATGTGCCAATATCCCCCCTTATGGTCACATTTAAGCACATAATTCCATTTTCTTACTTTAGGCCCGTTTACTGATCAAGCCCCCAAGTATACCCTAGCTCAGGTCAGTTAAGCTCGTGAACACAATGTTATATTGATAAAGTTTTAATCTCCTATGTAAGAGTTCAAAGTTCTTGGGTTGAGATTTGCTATCCTTTAAAATCAGTACTATTCTCCTAGTTTCTAATAGTTACTTTTTGGGAAGCAATTAATTTGTTTTCATATCAGGTCTCTTCCTTTAAAGACAACAAGAAGACATCTTGCTCTAGCTGTTAGGTAATTTCTCGCTTCGTCgttattccttttatttgtACACCATCTGTATTCCCATTGACCAAATTTGGCACCTAGATAAACTTTTTGATCAAATTGCTAAAAAAAATGGTCCTAACTAGAAAAGATGAACAAGTTTACTTATTGGCTTACTCGGATCTTTATAAGTTAGCTTTCTTCAGTTTCAAATAGCATGGTCTCTGTATCTCCCTTATAATAGTACAATAATGTATAGATAATTTGAAATGAAAAGTTTCTTCTATGTACTTTTAGAAGTTTCCAATGTATACTATTAGTTGATCGATTAACTTTGAATTACTATGTAGAAGTGCTAGAAAGTTGCTGAAAAGTTTCCTTAGTTATTTATTGTTCAGTTCTTTGTTTGCATCTTTGCATGCATTTTGCATGCATAATCATCTCACCTCTAACAgcttttattgaaaaaaaaagaagagagtgaCAATTCAAAAGCATAGTTGTTCGGGTTTTGTAGGACCTGATATGTTAACAATTCTTTGAATGGCctttagaaagaaaattaaaagttatGGTAATTGATGTGACTGGAAACATGTATCTTCATGATGTGTGGCCCCAATCCTAAAATATTATAGTTGCACCATTCTTTTTTCTCTAATCTCATTCAATCTATTTTTCTGCCTTTTCCGGGCCCCtcttttttctctacttttttttttggggttgtaGGTGATATGAAATGGACAAGAATTGGATGACGATTAGAAATAGAATGAGTAGTCAATATCGAGAAGGGGTCGATTCATTCATTGAATTTGCAATGAAAAATGCTGCACCCGAGCTTGCCATTAGGTGTCCGTGTGTCAAATGCTACACCCGAGCGCTGCgtagctggaaaaaaaaataggaaaaaactcCCGTATAATCACACTATGGGGTCCAAATCTTTTCCTGCTGCGATGTCCATTGAGGTGAGAGGTTTAGAAAAGCAAATGTAATAGTAGGAAATTATTGTTACTTTTGGTGATATTGATTGGTCAAACTTTATCGACTTGAATTTGACAGGCTGAAGGAGATGATAATGAACTTCCCGATTTTTgtaaattcttcaaaaaatcaCATACATTGAAGAAGACAAAAGAGTGGATCAAACCTACTTGTGCAGTGCTACATGTATGTCTTCCAACTGTGTTATTCTAGGCCCTTAATTTCGATGCCGTCCTCAGGAACACCCCGGCCACCTACGCCATTGTTGAATTCTTTGCTCACTGGTCAGTTAGAATTTTTTCAGTTATCAGTGGCGGTGAAATTCGTAATTTTTAACTTTGATCCGGATTTGGATTGCTGTGCTACCGTACTATAGTGTAACTGTTAAGCTCTGTTTGGAGCGGCTCaagtatttattcttttttaggGCAACTGAAGGTTGAGAAATGAGTCATGTTTTGTAGAAAGATATAGATTCTTGAATGACTACAATCTGTGACGTGAAAGATTTTTTATAGGTCCGACTAAACAGTCAATACCATCAAGATCTTGttgtcttttgattttttttgggggggttcTGTTTGTTGGGAGTGGGGTTGTTGTGGGCTTTGGTTGTTGAGTCTAgggtttattttgtttagtcTGACCTTGTTTGTTTCCGGTTGCTCCTTGCGATATGATTACCTTTTGATGCTTAACTGCTGAACTTTTAACTGCCAAATCCTAGTTCGATGTTGTTGGACTGCATTGACTCTCATGCTCTGCTATATGTTGTGTGTCTGGATGTTCCCTTTGATGCTGAACTACTGAGCTTTTAGCTGCAAATTCTGGTTTCATGTTGCTGAATTGCATTTATTTTCATACTGGCCCTGACCTTTTGGAACTGCTGACCATGGATCTGCTGctctttttgcattttcatggAACTGCTGCTCGACTTGATAATGCTGATGCTTGCTTATATTTCTCCTTTGCTGAATTAGAAGACTAATGCCATTACTGAGTCTTTTTTTGAGCTGATTATTTGGCTGGGGATATGAAAGTACTCTATGGAGAAGCTTCTATCACATTTTGAAAGCTTCCTTTTGAGGTTTATATTGTAATTCATTGGGGTTGATCTCTTGTCAATCCTTGGGCAGGAATAGCATACAATTATTTGATTATTTGGAAGGTTTTCGAACTCTTAGGATCAATGTTTCAGTTCCTTGGACAACTTTACAAGTTACACTATAGTACGTACATTGTACTGTAAAAGCTATTATCTTCAATAGAGCAATCTAAAAAGTGGGAGACTTCACCATGCACGTTCATCGCAAATTGGCCAAATTTGGATCGAAGGTGTTGGGCTTGTTGTTTGTATGCATTAGAATCACATGCATAATTGATGAGCTGATATGTCTGATGTTAATGTTGACATGGAAAAGGATTGTTCTAACGCAATctatgctttgttcaagtctttGGGAGTGAAATGATCAAGTCTTAGGGAGTGAAATGATCTCCTTTTTCCAGTTTAAGTTAACGTCTTGTGAAGGtgaattttgttattatttgaaTTGGCCTTCTTTTATTGATTCAATGTAGTTAACCATTTCGATACAGAAATTTAGAAAGCATAGTTACTAAATTAAAAAGTCCCCTACTTTTAGTGCTGCTGTCTCATACTCTTGGGGGTCctgttttttgcttttagttCTGCTGTCTGATACTCTGATTCGAATAAGATGATAAGCTTAGTTAGCTTAGCTTTCTTTCTGTTCTGATCAGAACATGGTTGTAAGTTTTTTATGTACTTTGGGTTTTCCTTGGTGGTTGTAACTTCTGATCAGAACATGATCATACACCATTAGCCTACCAAttattgttcttgttgtttGGGGTGGAGTCACTCTATTTTTGCAGGTTGTTCACTTTATTTCTAGTGGGTTTCTATTTTTATTATCTCGTCTGTATAATCTTTTCTTTGGCACTGATAGGCGGCGATGGAAAAAGCGCGAGATGAGGCATTGAAGTCTGGAGTCTCGTTGACACATGAGGAGCTTTCAACAATGGTGTTGGGAAAAGGAAAGAATCCTAAATACCTTAAAGGACTTGGGGTTGGCCCAATGCCCACTTCCTTATCTTTCAAATCACATCTTGAGTCACGAGCACATTCAGAGCTGGTAAGTATCAGATCTGAAATGGAGTTACTTCGTGAGGAACAACAGCGAGAGCGAGAGGTGTATCAACGTGACCGAGAGGAGCGAGAAAGAGAGCGCCAAGAAGAGCGAGATCGCATTGCTAGGCTTGAAAGCCTTGTCACAAAATTCCTGGACACTCGTGGAACTCCTTGGTAAGTGAACTCCTTGTACACTCATTTTTTAGGCCATTCAGTAGAATTTCTTGCTGCCCATTTGACTAATTTTGTGATTGATCAAACCAATTTGTCTTTTTGGGACGTgggtcgatcctgtttatttCAGAGTTGGGCTATATAGTTGTATCACTCTGTCATTTCATGGCCCTATTTGCCAAGTTGTAGGGTTTTAGGTTTGTTGGGCATTGCCTATACAGAAGAATGAAAACTGTGTTAGGTCATGCAGATTTTTGTGTAACCTATTGAAACTTTTGGGATGGTGTTGGTGCTGGCCTTGGGGGATGTTAACGTACCCCACAGGGCACCTTGATAGGCTGCCTTGCGACAAAATTCATTGATTGATATTCTTCTTTTGTATGGTAAAAAGTGGGAAATTATAAGCTATAGTATACCTTCGGCTTTTTGGTAGACAGCCTTGGTCCCTTCTAGGGATGTTTTGTTGACAtctttgccttcttttttgAGTTACTGGTAGACAAATGAGTAGACATAGGTAGGTTATAATTGTTTGTATATTGGTGCATGGGTAATTGACAAACAATTTGTTGTTTACCACTTCTTCATCTACAGATACGAGATCAATCAAGGGATGCTTTTTGTAAATGAAGCAATTTGAAagatgatttttgcttttgatggACAGATTTTGTATATGGAGTAATTTGGTAGATGACTTTTTGTCGTGATGGAAAGACTTTGATTGACAGATTTAGTACATGGAGTAATTTGGCAGATGATTTTTTGTCGTGATGACTTTGATGGACAGATTTAGTATATGGAGCAATCTGGGAGATGATTTTTTGTCTGTTATGGAAAGACTTTGATGGACAGATTTTGTATATGGAGCATTGGCAGATGATTTTTTCTTGTCATGGAGGACTTAGATGGATGGTTTTGGTTTACTCAAGACTGTTGACTTGTCATTTTTGGTTATGATGGATATGAATATGTAATCTATGAAAATTTAGAGTTGGAATTGATTTATGCTTGGTgattatatatattaaattgTGCTTTTGGATGGACTAAGTTTGAATATTATGTTTCATTTGTTATTGCTTTTGGTTGGATTACTATTACTAGTCCACCTACGTAGGACTTTTTCTACCTATTATCTGCAACCTTTAATACTCCTGACTACTTTTACATTTATGGACAATTCAACAGTATACACAAATTATATTAAACAGTACACACTAATAGTAAAACCCAATTATTCACCCTCTCTGGAAAAGAGGACAACACTTCCATACTTTATATTACACCACACAAAAGTGACAGCTGGTATGAGCACATGATTGTCACTTTGGATCATCTGAgctactttcttcatctctgtcagtcaagtaatactgttccaaaagatagcggatattttggcgccactcttccggataagtatcattgaatttccagtttgcagattcataatggaggagagatgagggaatgtctgcaggtgtcaatccattaagtgaacacagtgtttgagtcatgaccagataatttccactgtggaTCTCAATACTCAgagactcttgatatgctgaaaggaatatagtgtgatactcctttctccaagtgatagaaccattaggattaggaagacatctgttgttgcgagttgtccaaaaagaaaattggagGTCTTCGTCTGGTCCTGTGGGAACTTGTCTGATCTTTTGTTGCCAGTAGCGTATTCTTCCAAAAAGcagaagaaatttcaaaaagaaatcttcaggaggttgaacttgattgaacgccaCATGAGCCAGATaaaccaagactgctgatttattaaaacacaCTTATAGTATAtacatcgactaaataccataagagaagatatgcttcttttttgaaataaaagacattatggtaagacacttcaaactgggtgagaaaaggatagacagggtgaaaaggtagaccttttatgggaccttcatcaagaccatacttgaaaatacagagatgttgaaggttttgacacatttggacacatctaaaaagaagggttaactctaaaatatgacactgaagttggacaggaaaattgactggatggaaacaggaaatcatgggaaaacaaccaggaacaaatgaatgtggttttgtttttgaaaattggttgatttattttttgagtcttgacaaaaaatcagggaggacatttgtttttccttttatgtgaacagcatcaaaactccaattggaaaaccaatttgcccatctgagtaactgtgcctttgggaggtgcttctgtttgaacttgagcatgctggggaaactcatcatatcagccttaattagaaaatgatgaccgattagatgaaattcaaacttttcaacgctccttttgattgcaagaatttctttgtaagcagagtggtaatgaagttctgctggagagaatgcaccactcttatatccacaaattctgcgcttttgatctgtgttttcttccaaaagaactgctccccaatatagatcagaggcatctgtctgaaggactctctttccatTTAAAGGAATGGTAagtggaggaagagttttggctatggctttgaggtcttttacagctttggtacaaagggttgaccaaggaggaggggttttctttagtagagctgagagaggagttcgatattgggccaggttgggaataaaatcagccatatagttaacaattccaagaaactgttgaacttgtttgactgtgagattttcatctgaaaaatggtcaagttgggaggctatatgaggctggagggtatgttgacctttagagatatgcatccctaaaaaatcaatttctggttgagcaagaaatatttttttctctgaaagcatgataccatgggtttggactagagaatggaaaatttgtagtaagacaacatgagactcaatatctggagaaaagagtaggatgtcatcaatatagacaagggctgaggatagaataggagcaaatacccgaatcatagccttttgaaataaggatggagctgttttcaatccaaaaggcatgactgaccactggaagtggtggtctggaatgcaaaaaccaattttggggcgatcatctggatggatgcccagctgccaaaaacctgctttcaagtcaaactttgagaaaatttgagttttaggcaagtttgcaaaaagaacacttcttcgaggaagacGGAACTTGTTATCCTGCAGAAAAtaattaagaggctggtagttgataaccaagtgaagctttcctcttatctgctttgttcttttgttgacataaaatgcttcacatgcccactgacaggttgtgggctcaatcaaacattctgattgaagttgctggagCTCCTGTAGAGCAAGCTGATAATgatctgggttcattccatgatgggtagctttggtggggttgatgtcttcatttttcttaaaaggaagagaaatgaagaaatttggatttttccaaagtggattggagcatttggtgaggaattgggattggattatggcttctttgatggtggagaaagtttctatggaaaagagatttggttgggtggtccaggataacaagtagtttttgtatttcaaaccttttttgagccaggaaactttgctgagattttggagaatatcaaagcctaacaataaatcttttcctgggagatcagaactatagacttggtgttttatggtgtatcctgggaaaagttggatgataataggcttactgatcaaagtgatgacaaaagtttctccattggctgctgtaaagggtctaaaacaagactgccagtaagacctgggaaggattgctgggttgagaatggaagctgctgcaccagtatcaaagaatgcgatgactggtatgggtttctcatattttccaagcaagattttgaccttggctaaaggttgagccagcatgatgttggaaaacccaattgtttggacttcataggggaatgagtcaggatcatcagaagagtcacctGATTCTGAGGAATCgtctgaatcatcaaaagtgaatgcaaggactgcttcatctgttgcttcatcgtcgatagaaaacagagattcgacatcagcatctgcaagatcatcatcaatgagagccaaagagtttACCATTTTGTCTCgtgctgctttatttggacaaTATTTTGCATAGTCCCCTTTCTTTCCGCATATGttgcagcgatcagacttttgctgccctctgaactttttcttcttgaaaaatttccattttttccggcgtgagaacctgccagattttggaaactttaaaaacttgccaggagattggaacttccatttttgaaagtgtttggacttccgatatgaaggacggcaagtgcacttcttgtctttgcactttatagataagtctggtcggtcacatgctttgccaagaagttttccctgttcttcaagagttctgaggaatttctggtgattgcacaatttttccaagacAATCAAAGAATGCTGGTAAATgccaccaagagatgttgcattcagcgtcaatccttttgtctgaagtaatcttgttgtctcatttcccaatggttcaggaagggaattgagaaaagcttgcttaagattgacatcatccatgccgttgagaagataaaatctctgagacatacggtcataatgaatctcgagatctttccttttgaatgaacagcacttcatgctgagatattcctcttgaacaaactcttttgtgttgttgtggtcaccaagaaacttAGTATGCAGAACTGAGataaattgatcaagggttggcaattgtttaagttgtagctgtcggtactcacccagagctaagtaccattgacggagacgaccaagaaattttgctgtacacttagtaatgacatcactgagtgtagtattaggagagagcatagcagctgtgcaccaagcatgaatctcataaagtttatccaaccattttgatgggggaatgttatcaaaggagaaaccttgggtatggatattgaaatgtgagaaggaatcaaaggttgggatttctggaggtggaggtgtatcaaactcaggaccttcttcaataataggatcatCAACATTTTCctctgggttttcagggttcatcatgaaaacatgaggaatgggCATCGAGTCAATGAATTCAGTATCTGATTCAGACTCAATagttggttcaggagatgggcCTTCttgtatagtggctaaggtatgtaggagagtggagattggatttttggaagggttagaagttggctgaaccattaactggggtgactttgaatttgggtcagatggtttggagggagtagaggtagttggagtagatgtagatgtagatggtggagacggaattGTTGGAGGCTGGATTGGTTTTATCTGAGGCTtggggaaaggaagttttggtggagatggtctttttggtggaggaagaaaagctgataagctcccaaagatattggactgTCCAAATCTTGAAataggatttataggtaagggttgagacatttgaggatacccaaacaaactttccTGAGAGTAAGAAGGgaacatgtcaaatgggcttttGTGCTGAGACtactgctgagcttgaagtgagtgaagctggtttttgaggtgcttcatttcagcatccttttaagaaaaagctgctgaaaatgcttggttagtacatgccatctggagaagctcttggtgaacattttgaattttctgctgcagatctttgat
The sequence above is drawn from the Rhododendron vialii isolate Sample 1 chromosome 6a, ASM3025357v1 genome and encodes:
- the LOC131330282 gene encoding uncharacterized protein LOC131330282 isoform X2, producing the protein MGSKSFPAAMSIEAEGDDNELPDFCKFFKKSHTLKKTKEWIKPTCAVLHAAMEKARDEALKSGVSLTHEELSTMVLGKGKNPKYLKGLGVGPMPTSLSFKSHLESRAHSELVSIRSEMELLREEQQREREVYQRDREERERERQEERDRIARLESLVTKFLDTRGTP